A section of the Oryza sativa Japonica Group chromosome 1, ASM3414082v1 genome encodes:
- the LOC112937632 gene encoding uncharacterized protein: MCQEEWPPGRQYQHQHELRAGDGPAAMYTVVPDSQIRNATIERFLKEIAGEKPIRFTAQQLAGFTNNYLARLGAGGFGTVYKGMLPNGHMVGRCALGRLPPPPLRASAPFRFTGRRALARRLRRPPLSPARRPAVCSLPVGWPAIEEWQREREGRKGKKRGKGS; this comes from the coding sequence ATGTGTCAAGAAGAATGGCCTCCCGGCCGTCAATATCAACACCAACACGAGCTTCGCGCCGGGGACGGCCCGGCGGCGATGTACACGGTGGTGCCGGACTCCCAGATACGCAACGCCACCATCGAGAGGTTTCTTAAAGAGATCGCCGGCGAGAAGCCCATCCGGTTCACGGCGCAGCAGTTGGCCGGATTCACGAACAACtacttggctcggctcggcgccgGCGGTTTCGGCACCGTGTACAAGGGCATGCTCCCGAACGGTCACATGGTCGGCCGCTGCGCGCTCGgccgcctgccgccaccgccgctccgcgcCTCCGCTCCATTCCGCttcaccggccgccgcgcgctcgcacgccgcctccgccggccgccgctcagcCCCGCTCGTCGCCCGGCCGTCTGCTCCCTACCTGTCGGTTGGCCTGCGATAGAAGAgtggcagagagagagagaggggaggaagggaaagaagagaggaaagggaagttga
- the LOC4324465 gene encoding uridylate kinase PUMPKIN, chloroplastic codes for MAAAAAAAVACGMSTSFLIRLSPSPPASSHVPLPRSPASSARPRRASSVSLSTAPRPRARAAGSDSPSNFGGQTSLMPPFSLMLDEGSRSKKPYRWQRVLLKVSGEALAGDHTENIDPKITMAIAREVASVTRLGVEVAIVVGGGNIFRGASWAGCSGLDRSSADYIGMLATVMNAIFLQATMESIGIPTRVQTAFRMSEVAEPYIRRRAVRHLEKGRVVIFAAGTGNPFFTTDTAAALRCAEINAEVVLKATNVDGVYDADPKRNPNARLLEAVSYHEVQTRDLSVMDMTAITLCQENNIPVVVFNLQKPGNIAKAIVGEKVGTFIGCTKDQDQIVGNALDQERRLVNEL; via the exons atggccgccgccgccgccgccgccgtcgcctgcggCATGTCTACGTCCTTCCTCATCCGcctctcgccttcgccgccggcgtcttCCCACGTGCCTCTCCCTCGGTCTCCGGCTTCGTCGGCGCGCCCGCGGCGAGCGTCTTCCGTCTCCCTCTCCACCGCGCCTAGGCCGAGGGCACGCGCCGCCGGCTCCGACTCTCCCTCCAACTTTGG AGGTCAAACATCACTGATGCCACCATTCAGCCTTATGCTTGATGAAGGCTCTAGATCTAAAAAGCCATATAGATGGCAAAGGGTGTTGCTTAAAGTAAGTGGGGAGGCTCTTGCTGGAGATCACACAGAAAATATTGATCCAAAG ATCACGATGGCAATTGCAAGAGAGGTTGCTTCTGTCACCAGACTAGGTGTAGAG GTTGCTATTGTTGTTGGTGGCGGCAATATCTTCCGCGGGGCCTCTTGGGCTGGATGTAGTGGACTCGACCGCTCATCAGCAGATTACATTGG CATGTTGGCTACTGTGATGAATGCCATATTTCTTCAAGCAACAATGGAGAGCATTGGAATACCAACCCGTGTCCAAACTGCATTTCGTATGTCAGAAGTTGCAGAACCATACATACGCCGAAGAGCTGTCAGGCATTTAGAGAAAGGAAGAGTTGTTATATTTGCTGCTGGTACAGGGAACCCATTCTTTACAACTGATACAGCTGCTGCTCTTCGTTGTGCAGAAA TCAATGCAGAGGTAGTACTTAAGGCAACAAATGTTGACGGTGTGTACGACGCAGACCCCAAGCGTAACCCAAATGCCCGCCTTCTTGAGGCTGTGAGCTACCATGAGGTGCAAACAAGAGACCTCTCAGTAATGGACATGACTGCCATTACGCTATGCCAAGAAAACAACATTCCTG TTGTCGTGTTTAATTTGCAAAAACCTGGAAATATTGCGAAAGCTATTGTTGGTGAGAAGGTTGGCACGTTTATAGGCTGCACAAAAGATCAGGACCAGATTGTGGGGAATGCACTGGATCAAGAAAGAAGATTGGTGAACGAGTTATGA